In the Diprion similis isolate iyDipSimi1 chromosome 2, iyDipSimi1.1, whole genome shotgun sequence genome, one interval contains:
- the LOC124416635 gene encoding pre-mRNA-processing factor 6: MAVPSASLSTRNKKHFLGVPAPLGYVAGVGRGATGFTTRSDIGPARDANDVSDDRHAPPTKRAKKKEEEEEDEEDLNDSNYDEFSGYGGSLFSKDPYDKDDEEADAIYEAIDKRMDEKRKEYREKRLREELERYRQERPKIQQQFSDLKRELVNVSEDEWKNVPEVGDARNRKQRNPRAEKFTPLPDSVLARNLGGDTSTSIDPSSGLASMMPGLATPGMLTPTGDLDLRKIGQARNTLMNVKLNQVSDSVEGQTVVDPKGYLTDLQSMIPTYGGDINDIKKARLLLKSVRETNPNHPPAWIASARLEEVTGKVQAARNLIMKGCEVNPTSEDLWLEAARLQPPETAKAVIAQSVRHIPTSVRIWIKAADLETEVKAKRRVYRKALEHIPNSVRLWKAAVELEEPEDARILLSRAVECCPTSVDLWLALARLETYDNARKVLNKARENIPTDRQIWTTAAKLEEANGNKHMVEKIIDRAISSLNVNGVEINREHWFKEAMEAEKAGAVHCCQVIVKSIIGFGVEEEDRKHTWMEDAETCAQQGALECARAVYAYALATFPSKKSIWLRAAYFEKSYGTRESLEALLQRAVAHCPKSEVLWLMGAKSKWLAGDVPAARGILSLAFQANPNSEEIWLAAVKLESENSEYERARRLLAKARASAPTPRVMMKSAKLEWALNNLEAALHLLQEAIETFEDFPKLWLMKAQIEEQQGSLDKALETYNQAIKKCPTSVPLWCLLAQLEQRKGQVTKARSVLEKARLRNPKNAELWLEAIRNELKSGGVRDMANTLMAKALQECPTSGLLWAEAIFMEARPQRKTKSVDALKKCEHDPHVLLAVSKLFWCEHKISKCRDWFNRTVKIDPDLGDAWAYFYKFELLNGTEEQQEEVKKRCVAAEPHHGENWCRVSKNIVNWCLNTDQILTVVSKDLPIPI; the protein is encoded by the exons aTGGCGGTGCCATCAGCTTCGCTTTCAACTCGAAATAAAAAGCATTTTCTAGGGGTTCCAGCACCCTTGGGCTATGTGGCTGGTGTTGGAAGAGG TGCGACAGGTTTCACAACTCGTTCTGATATCGGTCCAGCTCGCGATGCCAACGATGTTTC GGACGATCGACACGCTCCACCTACCAAAAGAgctaaaaaaaaggaagaggaggaagaagacgaagaagatcTCAACGATTCCAATTATGACGAGTTTTCCGGATATGGAGGGTCGCTGTTCAGTAAG gATCCTTACGACAAAGATGACGAAGAAGCAGATGCAATTTATGAAGCGATTGATAAACGAATGGACGAAAAGCGAAAAGAATATCGTGAAAAGCGTCTAAGAGAAGAGCTTGAACGTTATCGCCAAGAACGGCCTAAAATCCAGCAACAGTTTTCAGATCTAAAGCGTGAGCTGGTTAATGTGTCTGAGGATGAGTGGAAAAATGTTCCCGAAGTTGGCGATGCGCGTAATAGAAAACAGCGGAATCCACGAGCCGAAAAGTTTACACCTTTGCCGGATTCTGTCTTAGCAAGGAACTTGGGCGGAGACACATCTACCAGTATTGACCCATCTAGTGGATTGGCTTCCATGATGCCTGGCCTGGCTACGCCTGGTATGTTGACCCCAACTGGTGACTTGGATTTGCGGAAAATTGGACAAGCTAGAAACACACTTATGAATGTAAAACTGAATCAAGTATCAGATTCTGTTGAGGGTCAAACAGTTGTTGATCCTAAAGGTTACTTGACGGATCTGCAAAGTATGATTCCTACTTACGGTGGCGACATTAA tgaCATAAAAAAAGCCAGATTGCTTTTGAAATCTGTCCGTGAAACAAATCCCAATCATCCCCCGGCTTGGATAGCATCTGCCCGTTTAGAGGAAGTTACAGGTAAGGTTCAAGCAGCGAGAAATCTTATCATGAAGGGCTGTGAGGTGAATCCAACTTCTGAAGACTTGTGGTTGGAAGCGGCAAGACTTCAACCTCCAGAAACGGCAAAGGCCGTAATTGCCCAGTCTGTACGTCACATTCCAACATCTGTTAGAATCTGGATCAAAGCAGCTGATTTGGAAACAGAAGTTAAGGCAAAGAGACGTGTTTATAGGAAAGCCTTAGAGCATATTCCAAACTCAGTACGGTTGTGGAAAGCAGCTGTTGAGTTGGAAGAACCAGAAGATGCCAGAATTTTACTCAGTCGAGCAGTTGAGTGCTGTCCAACAAGTGTCGATTTATGGCTTGCCTTGGCTCGATTGGAAACTTATGATAACGCGAGAAAAGTTCTTAATAAAGCTAGAGAAAATATCCCAACTGACAGACAGATTTGGACAACTGCTGCTAAACTTGAAGAAGCTAACGGCAATAAGCATATGGTAGAAAAGATCATTGACAGAGCAATTAGTTCCTTGAACGTTAACGGAGTTGAAATTAACAGAGAACACTGGTTCAAAGAAGCTATGGAAGCTGAAAAAGCTGGTGCTGTTCATTGTTGTCAAGTCATTGTCAAATCTATCATCGGGTTTGGagtcgaagaagaagatagGAAACACACTTGGATGGAAGATGCAGAAACA TGTGCACAACAAGGTGCCTTAGAATGTGCTAGAGCAGTGTATGCTTATGCTCTAGCAACTTTCCCCAGCAAAAAATCCATCTGGCTGCGGGCAGCATATTTCGAAAAGAGTTATGGAACACGAGAGTCCTTGGAAGCGCTCCTTCAACGGGCTGTAGCTCATTGTCCTAAGAGCGAAGTTCTATGGCTTATGGGTGCCAAGTCTAAATGGCTTGCT GGTGACGTGCCAGCAGCAAGAGGTATTTTGTCATTAGCTTTCCAAGCCAATCCAAATTCTGAAGAAATTTGGTTAGCTGCAGTTAAGCTTGAGTCAGAAAACTCTGAATATGAACGTGCCAGAAGATTGTTGGCAAAAGCTAGAGCATCAGCGCCAACTCCTAGAGTTATGATGAAAAGTGCCAAGCTTGAATGGGCTCTTAATAATCTTGAAGCTGCATTGCATCTCCTCCAGGAAGCTATAGAAACTTTTGAAGATTTCCCTAAGCTGTGGTTAATGAAGGCTCAAATAGAAGAGCAACAAGGGAGTCTTGATAAAGCTCTGGAAACATATAATCAAGCT ataaaaaaatgcCCTACTTCTGTGCCATTGTGGTGTTTGTTAGCTCAACTTGAACAGCGTAAAGGTCAAGTGACAAAGGCTCGTTCTGTACTTGAAAAAGCACGGCTTCGTAATCCGAAAAATGCGGAGCTTTGGCTAGAGGCTATTCGAAATGAACTGAAAAGTGGAGGCGTGCGAGACATGGCTAATACGTTAATGGCTAAAGCTCTACAAGAATGTCCTACGTCTGGTCTGCTGTGGGCTGAAGCAATCTTTATGGAAGCACGACCACAGCGGAAAACAAAGAGTGTTGatgctttgaaaaaatgtgaacaTGATCCCCATGTTCTTCTAGCAGTCTCCAA ACTTTTTTGGTGTGAGCACAAAATATCCAAGTGCCGAGATTGGTTCAATCGTACCGTTAAGATAGATCCTGATTTGGGAGATGCTTGGgcgtatttttataaatttgagCTTTTAAATGGTACTGAGGAACAGCAAGAGGAAGTTAAAAAACGATGTGTAGCCGCAGAACCGCATCACGGCGAAAATTGGTGCAGAGTATCTAAGAACATTGTGAATTGGTGTTTGAATACCGACCAAATATTGACCGTAGTTTCTAAAGACTTACCGATTCCTATCTAA
- the LOC124416636 gene encoding cytidine deaminase-like, which yields MSVVGKVVEFDSLAGDIQELIKAGVDARTYSYSPYSKFKVGAALRCEDGTICKGCNVENSAYPVSICAERTAITRAVSDGKRKFVALAIIADLDNTFVSPCGECRQCIIEFGDIPVYLAKTSLGTVFETSAANMLPLAFTHLDTSKK from the exons ATGAGTGTTGTTGGGAAAGTAGTGGAATTCGATTCTCTGG CTGGAGATATCCAGGAATTGATTAAAGCAGGGGTGGATGCTCGTACGTACTCATATTCCCCTTATAGTAAATTTAAAGTTGGTGCGGCACTTCGGTGTGAAGATGGAACAATATGTAAAGGTTGCAATGTCGAAAATTCAGCATATCCTGTATCTATTTGTGCCGAGCGAACTGCAATTACTAGAGCAGTTTCGGATGGTAAGAGGAAATTTGTGGCGCTCGCAATAATTGCTGACTTAGACAATACTTTTGTGTCACCTTGTGGCGAATGTCGGCAATGTATTATTGAGTTTGGAGATATACCAGTTTATTTGGCAAAAACAAGTCTGGGAACTGTGTTTGAAACTTCAGCTGCAAATATGTTACCACTCGCATTCACCCACCTAGATACTtctaaaaaatag
- the LOC124416634 gene encoding serine/threonine-protein kinase mTOR, which yields MTHSLVLDFVQRLKSRHEEVRIKAAHDLCLYVRTELREVSQEELTNFMDEFNHHIKEMVSGSDMNEKKGGILAIVCLIGADVGNINTRTIRFANYLRNLLPSNDVGVMELAAKTVGKLALVSGTYTAEYVEFEVKRAFEWLGGDRHEGKRHAAVLVLRELAVSMPTYFFQQVSPFFDLIFNAIRDPKPLIREAATEALRAALVVTAQRETTKQMHKPQWYKECFHEVVQCFNDADVKGRGSNKDAAIHGSLLVLNELLRCSNAQWERNYEALMESLNCSTQQMDDDILSLMPRLKTPIVPNWTGSVQSRSNTQQTIHPVHESTACRSLLQEGLDNVYGDVMNQKLSRNPHIQHALMTLLPRLVAFNKEKFDKQHLAQSISYLLIALRSREKDRHVAFTTIGLIAVAVENGIEPYLLEIMEVIKASLPSKETPNKKRGTTLEPAVFICITLLGHAVRQTIGPDIKVLLEPMLATGLSPILTTSLRELAHSIPSLKPDISQGLLRMLSQVLMHKPLRHPGAPWSATSPISAPTVEADVPSTVLALRTLGTFNFDGNPLLQFVRRCADHFLTSEQSQVRLEAVRTCSKLLRLALNQPGPTVTNTVSAVLGKLLVVGITDTDPDVRLCVLASLDKSFDIHLAQAESLSALFVAMNDEIFEIRELAIYTIGRLSTMNPAYVMPSLRKTLIQFLTELEHSGMGRNKEQAARMLDYLVISAPRLIRPYMEPILKVLIPKLKEPEPNPGVVLAVLKAIGDLASVNGAEMQQWMPELLSILLEMLVDASSPDKRGVALWVLGQLVGSTGHVVKPYTQYPFLLDVLINFLKTEQSPVTRRETIRVLGLLGALDPYKHKMNLGQIDSQFDSLTSMADIRCKSDSETSQDQSTSEMLVNMSTSTLEEYYPAIAIATLMRIIREPTLSQHHTMVVQAVTFIFKSLGIKCVPYISQVMPSFLNVVRTADVGFREYLFQQLAVLIAIVKQHIRNYLDDIFALIKEVWTVNSPLQSTLILLVEHIAVALGAEFKIYLPQLMPQILRVLTHDTSKDRAVTVKLLLALQKFGNNLDNYLHLVLPPIVKLFHATDCPISVNRVALETVDDLAETLDFTDFASRIVHPLVRTLDTCPELRMPAMETLCALLIQLRKKYQIFIPLVQKVMTKHKITHQRYDVLTDKIQSDSTVADGEDYLLTRPRDSRRQQRDLSLTSSDTTTIKRLHVSAPNLQKAWTATRRVSKDDWLEWLRSLSIGLLKESPSPALRSCWALAQTYSQLPRDLFNAAFVSCWTELNGTYQTELKETLQQALMVPDLPEITQTILNLAEFMEHCDKGPLPLDAKLLGERAMHCRAYAKALHYKEDEFHKGRNSNVFESLISINNKLQQKEVAEGLLEYVMKQQNQQDLKVQVRWYEKLHNWDKALDLYKDRLNIDPTDVESTLGEMRCLEALGEWGQLHDVATRQWANENDENKQRMSRMAAAAAWGLGQWESMEKYVNFIPKDTQDGAFYRAVLAIHDEQYDVAHELIDSARDLLDTELTAMAGESYQRAYNAMVEVQKLAELEEVIQFKLIPERRATIKSMWWERLQGGQRVVEDWQKIIQVHTLVVSPQDDMYTWLKYASLCRKNGSPMLCHKTLVMLLGMDPSQNPDQPLPTTHPQVTFAYCKHMWMANNREAAYSQLQRFVQTSLQPATITGLNQEDEKQQEARKRLLARCYLKLGEWLEALQGISEHSIPAVLSYYAAATKHDPSWYKAWHAFAYTNFETVLFYKHQQGDTNLDNVPGNASRSALSSSQYISQFTVPAVEGFFRSINLSHGSSLQDTLRLLTLWFDYGQWPEVYEAIVEGIRLIEINTWLQVIPQLIARIDTPRALVGRLIHHLLIDIGKSHPQALVYPLTVASKSASSARKAAANKILKNMCEHSPTLVQQAVLASDELIRVAILWHELWHEGLEEASRLYFGERNVKGMFETLEPLHAMLERGPQTLKETSFNQTYGRDLMEAKEWCHRYKMSGNVKDLNQAWDLYYHVFRKISRQLPQLTSLELQYVSPKLLVCRDLELAVPGSYNPGHPVIKIASIHSSMQVITSKQRPRKLCIKGSNGKDYMFLLKGHEDLRQDERVMQLFGLVNTLLLHDPDTFRRNLTIQRYAVIPLSTNSGLIGWVPHCDTLHTLIRDYREKKKILLNIEHRIMLRMAPDYDHLMLMQKVEVFEHALEHTHGDDLSRLLWLKSPSSEVWFDRRTNYTRSLAVMSMVGYILGLGDRHPSNLMLDRLSGKILHIDFGDCFEVAMTREKFPEKIPFRLTRMLINAMEVTGIEGTYRRTSESVMSVLHRNKDSLMAVLEAFVYDPLLNWRLMDNALPKTTRSDAPGIAASSSQEHGDMLDSHSAILPKKGVPCSLENGGDKNQPEALNKKALAIINRVRDKLTGRDFSHDETLNVQQQVDLLIQQATNNENLCQCYIGWCPFW from the exons atgacgcACTCGCTAGTGCTGGACTTCGTTCAGCGACTAAAATCGCGGCACGAAGAAGTTAGGATTAAGGCTGCACATGATTTATGCCTTTACGTCAGAACAGAGCTACGTGAAGTCTCCCAGGAGGAGTTGACAAACTTTATGGACGAATTTAACCACCATATAAAGGAAATGGTCTCTGGTTCTGATATGAATGAGAAGAAGGGAGGTATACTAGCCATAGTTTGTCTAATCGGTGCCGATGTGGGTAACATAAACACTCGAACTATAAGATTTGCAAATTACCTAAGAAATCTATTGCCGTCGAACGATGTGGGAGTTATGGAATTGGCTGCGAAAACTGTTGGGAAACTGGCACTTGTTTCTGGCACCTACACAGCAGAGTATGTCGAATTTGAAGTAAAACGTGCTTTTGAGTGGCTTGGAGGAGACAGGCATGAGGGGAAACGGCATGCAGCAGTCCTGGTACTGAGAGAATTAGCCGTCTCAATGCCGACATATTTCTTTCAACAAGTATCCCCGTTTTTTGATCTTATTTTCAATGCGATACGTGATCCTAAACCGCTGATACGAGAAGCTGCCACTGAAGCTCTCCGAGCTGCCCTAGTCGTCACTGCTCAAAGGGAAACTACGAAGCAAATGCATAAACCTCAATGGTACAAAGAATGCTTTCACGAAGTTGTACAATGCTTCAATGATGCTGATGTTAAAGGGCGAGGGTCCAACAAGGATGCCGCTATTCACGGATCTTTATTAGTATTGAACGAGTTATTGAGGTGCAGCAACGCTCAGTGGGAAAGAAACTATGAGGCATTGATGGAGAGTCTTAATTGCTCTACTCAACAGATGGATGATGATATTCTATCTCTCATGCCTCGTCTCAAAACTCCAATTGTACCAAACTGGACAGGCTCAGTTCAAAGTCGATCCAATACTCAGCAGACAATTCATCCGGTCCATGAATCTACCGCTTGTCGCAGTCTATTGCAGGAGGGTTTGGATAATGTTTACGGAGATGTTATGAACCAAAAACTATCAAGAAATCCTCACATACAACACGCGCTGATGACATTATTACCCAGGCTGGTTGCtttcaataaagaaaaattcgacaaGCAGCACTTGGCACAAAGTATATCGTATCTTTTGATTGCGTTGAGAAGCCGTGAAAAAGATAGACATGTAGCATTTACAACTATTGGATTAATTGCTGTTGCAGTTGAGAATGGCATAGAACCTTATCTTCTCGAAATCATGGAAGTGATTAAAGCTTCTTTACCTTCGAAAGAAACGCCGAACAAGAAACGAGGTACCACACTTGAACCGGCTGTTTTTATCTGCATCACATTGCTAGGGCATGCTGTTAGACAAACTATAGGTCCAGATATAAAGGTTCTTTTAGAGCCGATGCTTGCCACTGGTCTTAGTCCAATTCTTACAACATCGTTGCGCGAATTAGCTCATAGTATACCATCCTTGAAGCCAGATATTTCTCAAGGACTACTGAGAATGCTGTCACAAGTCCTGATGCATAAGCCACTGCGACATCCTGGTGCTCCCTGGTCAGCTACAAGTCCAATTTCAGCTCCAACTGTAGAAGCTGACGTTCCTTCGACAGTACTTGCCCTGAGAACACTTGGTACATTTAATTTTGATGGCAATCCCCTACTCCAGTTTGTTCGAAGATGTGCTGACCATTTCTTGACGTCTGAACAGTCTCAAGTTCGTTTGGAAGCTGTAAGAACATGTTCCAAGCTTTTGAGGCTAGCACTAAATCAACCAGGGCCAACGGTTACCAATACAGTTTCTGCAGTGCTGGGAAAATTACTGGTCGTCGGAATCACAGACACTGATCCAGATGTGCGATTATGTGTCCTTGCGTCGCTTGATAAAAGTTTTGACATTCATCTCGCTCAGGCAGAAAGTTTGTCAGCCTTATTCGTTGCgatgaatgatgaaattttcgaaatcagaGAACTCGCCATTTATACAATTGGGAGATTAAGTACTATGAATCCAGCCTACGTTATGCCTTCGCTTCGGAAAACGCTCATCCAATTTTTAACAGAGCTGGAACATTCTGGTATGGGACGTAACAAAGAACAGGCTGCACGAATGCTTGATTATTTAGTAATTAGTGCTCCACGACTTATACGACCTTACATGGAACCTATTCTAAAAGTTCTCATTCCGAAGCTAAAAGAGCCTGAGCCTAATCCCGGTGTTGTCTTGGCTGTACTTAAAGCGATTGGTGATTTAGCAAGTGTTAATGGTGCGGAAATGCAACAGTGGATGCCAGAATTATTGTCGATACTACTGGAAATGTTGGTCGATGCCAGTTCTCCAGACAAAAGAGGTGTTGCCTTGTGGGTTCTCGGTCAGCTGGTTGGAAGTACAGGACATGTAGTCAAGCCATACACACAATATCCTTTTTTACTCGAtgtgttaattaattttctaaaaactGAGCAGTCACCAGTTACCAGGAGAGAAACAATCAGAGTACTCGGACTTCTAGGTGCCTTGGATCCTTACAAGCATAAAATGAACCTTGGTCAAATAGATTCCCAGTTTGATTCACTAACGTCTATGGCTGATATTAGGTGTAAAAGTGATTCTGAAACAAGCCAAGATCAGTCGACTAGCGAGATGCTTGTAAATATGTCGACTTCAACTCTGGAGGAGTATTATCCAGCGATTGCGATTGCTACTCTCATGCGCATCATTCGGGAGCCCACCTTATCTCAGCATCATACCATGGTTGTGCAAGCAGTaacattcatttttaaaagtcTTGGTATAAAATGCGTACCATATATTTCGCAAGTTATGCCTAGCTTTTTGAACGTTGTTCGAACTGCTGATGTTGGATTTCGAGAATACCTGTTTCAACAGTTGGCTGTCCTTATTGCGATTGTTAAACAACACATTCGGAATTATTTGGATGACATTTTTGCTTTGATCAAGGAAGTGTGGACTGTAAATAGTCCCTTACAAAGTACGCTTATTCTTCTTGTTGAACACATCGCTGTTGCTTTGGGTGCTGAATTCAAGATTTATTTACCACAACTGATGCCGCAAATCTTGAGAGTACTGACACATGATACCAGTAAGGATCGTGCAGTGACTGTCAAGTTGCTTCTCGCTTTGCAGAAATTTGGAAACAATCTTGATAATTATCTGCATTTGGTACTTCCACCAATAGTGAAACTATTTCATGCTACAGATTGCCCAATTTCGGTTAATAGAGTTGCTTTGGAAACTGTGGACGACCTTGCTGAAACGTTGGATTTCACTGATTTTGCTTCAAGGATAGTGCATCCACTGGTAAGAACATTGGACACATGCCCAGAACTAAGGATGCCGGCAATGGAAACTCTCTGCGCACTTTTAATTCAACTtagaaaaaagtatcaaatatttataccatTGGTTCAGAAGGTAATGACTAAACACAAAATCACTCATCAACGCTACGACGTACTCACGGATAAAATTCAGAGCGACTCTACCGTAGCTGACGGCGAAGACTATTTACTTACACGTCCTCGAGACTCAAGGCGCCAACAACGTGATTTATCTTTGACATCTTCTGATACTACAACCATCAAGCGTCTTCATGTGTCAGCACCCAATCTCCAGAAAGCTTGGACagccacgcgcagagtctccAAAGATGATTGGCTAGAATGGCTCCGAAGTTTGTCTATCGGATTGCTCAAAGAATCACCTTCACCGGCATTAAGGTCATGCTGGGCGCTTGCTCAAACTTATTCACAGCTGCCAAGAGACTTATTCAATGCAGCTTTTGTGTCGTGTTGGACTGAACTCAACGGCACATATCAAACGGAGTTAAAAGAGACTTTGCAGCAGGCACTCATGGTGCCCGATCTACCAGAAATAACGCAGACTATTCTGAATTTGGCTGAATTTATGGAACATTGTGACAAAGGACCTTTACCATTAGATGCCAAGTTACTGGGTGAACGAGCGATGCATTGCCGAGCTTATGCTAAGGCATTGCATTACAAAGAAGATGAATTCCACAAAGGCAGAAACAGCAACGTTTTCGAGTCACTCATTTCTATCAATAATAAACTCCAGCAAAAGGAGGTTGCTGAAGGATTATTGGAGTATGTTATGAAACAGCAGAATCAGCAAGATCTCAAAGTTCAAGTACGTTGGTATGAGAAGTTACACAATTGGGATAAGGCATTAGATTTATATAAAGATCGATTAAACATTGATCCAACTGATGTAGAATCAACTTTAGGGGAGATGCGATGCTTGGAAGCACTTGGCGAGTGGGGACAGCTTCATGATGTTGCCACCCGTCAATGGGCGaatgaaaatgacgaaaataaacaaagaatGTCTCGAATGGCGGCAGCTGCTGCATGGGGACTTGGGCAATGGGAAAGTATGGAAAAATATGTCAACTTCATTCCTAAAGACACCCAAGACGGTGCTTTTTATAGAGCAGTATTGGCTATACATGATGAACAGTATGACGTGGCCCATGAGTTGATAGACAGTGCAAGAGATTTATTAGACACAGAACTGACTGCGATGGCTGGAGAGAGTTACCAGAGAGCTTATAACGCCATGGTGGAAGTTCAGAAGTTAGCTGAATTAGAAGAAGTAATACAGTTCAAGTTAATTCCTGAGCGGAGAGCAACAATAAAATCGATGTGGTGGGAAAGATTGCAAGGTGGACAACGTGTTGTTGAAGattggcaaaaaattattcaagtccACACACTGGTCGTTTCTCCACAGGATGACATGTACACATGGCTGAAATATGCTAGCCTTTGCAGAAAAAATGGCAGCCCTATGTTATGTCATAAGACATTAGTTATGCTGCTTGGAATGGATCCATCTCAGAATCCTGATCAACCATTGCCAACAACGCATCCGCAAGTCACATTTGCTTATTGTAAACACATGTGGATGGCAAATAATCGAGAAGCGGCTTATAGTCAATTGCAAAGATTTGTACAAACATCATTACAGCCAGCAACAATAACCGGGTTAAATCAAGAAGATGAGAAACAGCAAGAAGCCAGGAAGAGATTACTCGCTCGGTGTTATTTAAAACTTGGAGAGTGGTTGGAGGCTTTGCAAGGAATAAGCGAGCATTCTATACCAGCTGTCTTATCTTACTATGCAGCAGCAACAAAACATGATCCTTCATGGTATAAAGCTTGGCATGCTTTTGCttacacaaattttgaaactgtttTGTTTTACAAACATCAACAAGGTGATACTAACCTTGATAACGTACCTGGTAACGCATCGAGGTCTGCATTATCCAGTTCTCAATACATCTCTCAGTTCACTGTTCCAGCAGTCGAGGGTTTCTTTAGATCTATTAATTTGTCACATGGCAGTTCTCTGCAAGATACGTTACGATTGCTAACACTATGGTTTGATTATGGACAATGGCCTGAAGTGTATGAAGCTATTGTCGAAGGAATAAGATTAATTGAAATCAATACTTGGTTGCAAGTAATTCCTCAGCTTATTGCGAGAATAGACACTCCTAGAGCTCTAGTTGGCAGATTAATTCATCACCTGTTGATAGATATTGGTAAATCTCACCCACAGGCTTTAGTTTATCCATTGACCGTGGCTTCAAAAAGTGCGAGTTCTGCTCGTAAAGCTGCCGCTAataagatattaaaaaatatgtgcGAACACAGTCCAACGCTGGTGCAACAAGCTGTATTAGCTAGTGACGAATTGATCAGAGTTGCAATACTGTGGCATGAATTGTGGCACGAAGGCTTGGAAGAAGCCAGTAGATTATACTTCGGAGAACGAAATGTTAAGGGAATGTTTGAAACCTTGGAGCCTCTTCATGCGATGTTAGAACGAGGACCGCAAACCTTGAAGGAAACATCGTTCAATCAAACTTACGGAAGAGATTTGATGGAAGCAAAAGAATGGTGCCACAGGTATAAAATGTCTGGAAATGTGAAGGACTTGAACCAAGCTTGGGATTTGTATTATCACGTGttcagaaaaatatcaagACAATTACCGCAACTGACAAGTTTAGAATTACAGTATGTTAGTCCAAAATTATTGGTTTGCCGAGATTTGGAACTAGCTGTACCTGGTAGTTACAATCCTGGACATCCAGTTATCAAGATTGCCAGTATCCACAGTTCGATGCAAGTTATTACTAGTAAGCAACGCCCTCGGAAACTTTGCATCAAGG GAAGCAACGGTAAAGATTATATGTTCCTATTAAAAGGTCATGAAGACCTTAGACAAGACGAGCGTGTTATGCAGTTGTTTGGTCTAGTCAATACGCTTTTATTGCATGATCCTGACACATTCAGACGAAACCTCACAATTCAA AGATATGCTGTAATTCCTCTATCAACAAATAGTGGACTTATTGGCTGGGTCCCTCACTGCGATACATTGCATACGCTGATACGAgattatagagagaaaaaaaagatactacTGAATATTGAACACAGAATAATGTTGAGG ATGGCACCGGACTATGATCATCTTATGCTGATGCAAAAGGTTGAAGTATTTGAACATGCTTTAGAACACACGCATGGAGATGACTTGTCTCGACTTCTGTGGCTCAAATCACCTTCCAGTGAAGTGTGGTTTGATCGTAGAACAAATTACACTCGTTCCCTTGCTGTCATGTCAATGGTTGGTTACATACTCGGACTCGGAGATCGGCATCCCTCTAACCTGATGTTGGATCGTCTCAGTGGAAAAATTCTCCACATCGATTTTGGAGATTGTTTCGAAGTTGCTATGACACGTGAAAAGTTCCCGGAGAAAATTCCCTTCAGGTTAACAAGAATGCTGATCAATGCTATGGAGGTGACAGGGATCGAAGGAACATATAGACGGACGAGCGAATCGGTCATGTCAGTGTTACATCGCAATAAAGACAGCCTGATGGCTGTGCTTGAGGCGTTTGTTTACGATCCACTGTTAAACTGGAGATTAATGGACAATGCACTTCCAAAAACTACAAGATCAGATGCCCCGGGTATTGCTGCTAGTAGTAGCCAGGAACATGGAGACATGCTAGATTCTCACAGTGCTATTTTGCCAAAGAAAGGAGTTCCTTGCAGTCTTGAAAATGGAG GAGATAAAAATCAGCCAGAGGCCCTGAACAAGAAAGCACTTGCAATAATAAACCGAGTGAGAGACAAATTAACAGGACGTGATTTTTCGCATGATGAGACGCTTAATGTTCAGCAACAAGTCGATTTGCTGATTCAACAAGCTACAAATAACGAAAATCTCTGCCAATGCTACATTGGATG GTGCCCATTCTGGTGA